The following proteins are encoded in a genomic region of Candida albicans SC5314 chromosome 4, complete sequence:
- a CDS encoding uncharacterized protein (Ortholog(s) have role in cellular response to oxidative stress, misfolded or incompletely synthesized protein catabolic process, protein import into peroxisome matrix and mitochondrial inner membrane localization), giving the protein MRSIKYSLVKIPYQRSFFHTTSIRLQNTVNSNSDNAIPNNHITPLELYNQRVAENKLRDDPYQRKIITSLSKLHEKLTSYTPPKVITPSISDLTPKIGIAKIFSSFLGKTSIKNNSPSSLLVDEQTLLTVSNEVRGIYLYGDVGCGKTMLMDLFYDTIPENLPKKRLHFHQFMQNLHKRSHQLKMQHNNNNNNNNNNNNNTTKSGGGGRQHNDIDVIPLLASEIAQTSTILCFDEFQVTDVADAMLLRRLMMLLLSPQFGVILFATSNRAPDDLYLNGIQRVSFIPCIKLIKRQCHVIYLNSPTDYRKIPKPISSVYYFPKPGLKWDSKINKNNCIKHIESWYEYFNANNVKSDERLKNYKVEVWGRQLNVPICSPHYVAQFTFHELCGTPMAAGDYLALAQSFQSFIITDIPYLSIDVRDQVRRFITFLDAIYDNHGRIAVTSANSFKDLFVEPENIEKDNYYELHQKKKEQIETDPSSEEEEEEEEDEEDDELVIKHGFDKSIARKAKMFVNDEERFAFARALSRLSQMSTTEWIDQVRDV; this is encoded by the coding sequence ATGAGGTcaataaaatattcattGGTGAAAATCCCATATCAAAGGTCATTTTTCCATACTACATCCATTCGATTACAAAATACAGTTAATTCCAATAGTGATAATGCTATACCCAACAACCACATTACCCCATTAGAACTATATAATCAACGAGTGGCAGAAAATAAACTTCGTGATGATCCCTATCAACGGAAAATCATCacttcattatcaaaattacATGAAAAATTAACATCATATACTCCACCAAAAGTAATTACTCCATCAATTTCTGATTTGACTCCTAAAATCGGTATAGCGAAAATTTTCAGTTCATTTTTAGGTAAAActtcaattaaaaacaatagCCCTTCGTCGTTATTGGTTGATGAACAAACATTATTGACGGTAAGTAATGAAGTTCGAGGGATTTATTTATATGGAGATGTTGGATGTGGTAAAACCATGTTGATGGATTTATTTTATGATACGATTCCGGAAAATTTACCTAAAAAACGATTACATTTCCATCAATTTATGCAAAATTTACATAAACGTTcacatcaattaaaaatgcaacacaacaacaacaacaacaacaacaacaacaacaacaacaacaccactaaaagtggtggtggtggtagacaacataatgatattgatgtcATACCATTATTAGCGAGTGAAATTGCTCAAACATCGACAATTTTATGTTTTGATGAATTTCAAGTGACTGATGTTGCCGATGCCATGTTATTACGTCGATTAATgatgttattattactgCCACAATTTGGAGTCATATTATTTGCTACATCAAATCGTGCTCCtgatgatttatatttaaatgGAATTCAAAGAGTTAGTTTTATTCCTTgtattaaattaattaaacgTCAATGTCatgtaatttatttaaattcacCCACTGATTATAGAAAAATCCCTAAACCAATATCATCAGTTTATTATTTCCCCAAACCAGGATTAAAATGGGATCtgaaaattaataaaaataattgtatCAAACATATTGAATCATGGTATGAATATTTTAATGCCAACAATGTCAAATCAGATGAAcgtttaaaaaattataaagtTGAAGTTTGGGGTCGACAATTAAATGTACCAATTTGTTCACCTCATTATGTTGCTCAATTTACATTTCATGAATTATGTGGTACACCTATGGCAGCTGGTGATTATTTGGCATTAGCACAAAGTTTCCAATCATTTATAATCACCGATATTCCTTATTTAAGTATTGATGTTCGTGATCAAGTAAGAAGATTTATAACATTTTTAGATGCAATTTATGATAATCATGGTAGAATTGCTGTAACTAGTGctaattcatttaaagatttatttgttgaacCAGAAAATATCGAAAAAGATAATTATTATGAATTgcaccaaaaaaagaaggaacAGATTGAAACAGATCCTTCTTcggaggaggaggaggaggaggaagaagacgaagaagaCGATGAATTGGTTATTAAACATGGATTTGATAAACTGATTGCTAGAAAGGCAAAAATGTTTgttaatgatgaagaaagaTTTGCTTTTGCTAGAGCATTAAGTCGATTATCACAAATGAGTACAACTGAATGGATAGATCAAGTTAGAGATGTATAA
- a CDS encoding uncharacterized protein (Ortholog(s) have role in early endosome to Golgi transport, protein complex assembly and TRAPPII protein complex, clathrin-coated vesicle localization) produces MSTTTTSQINTNPITHQPPPNNPIQFISLISRNDKPLYIQAFNIGEEEEEEEKQGEKQEGNTTPMNHTNADKFLKYNFLSHMALDIFTSPSSLSLREQQQQQQQQQDTHQNGDQIPVILLFIQDQVMVYGYETNNGLKIVIGLDQTRNFNDNGNGNHQNSLTKLRKLFLDVQKCYLRTIFNPLNQIYINSGTGISLNDDDDDDDSILQSPTFDRNIKKLVNSYIY; encoded by the coding sequence ATGTCAACTACTACCACATCACAAATTAATACGAACCCAATAACTCATCAACCACCCCCAAACAatccaattcaatttatatcattaatttctCGTAATGATAAACCATTATATATCCAAGCATTCAATAttggtgaagaagaagaagaagaagaaaaacaagGAGAAAAACAAGAAGGAAATACAACTCCAATGAATCATACAAATgctgataaatttttaaaatataattttttaagTCATATGGCATTAGATATTTTTacatcaccatcatcattaagTTTACgtgaacaacaacaacaacaacaacaacaacaagataCTCATCAAAATGGTGATCAAATACCAGTTatacttttatttattcaagATCAAGTTATGGTTTATGGATATGAAACTAATAATGGATTAAAAATAGTCATTGGATTAGATCAAACTAGAaattttaatgataatggtaatggtaatcatcaaaattcattgacaaaattacggaaattatttttagatGTACAAAAATGTTATTTACgaacaatttttaatccattaaatcaaatatacATCAATCTGGGAACCGGGATTAGTCTtaatgacgatgatgatgatgatgatagtATTTTACAATCTCCTACATTTGATagaaatattaaaaaattagttaattcatatatatat
- a CDS encoding uncharacterized protein (Has domain(s) with predicted sugar:proton symporter activity, role in carbohydrate transport and Golgi membrane, integral component of membrane localization), which yields MGFGLYLIVAGTLITGAANSLLTKYQDNQCVDNCHDPNPANHKLFEQPGIQTMQMFLGELSMYLVFVFYKWYNYDNNNNNNRYVQLNGDDDDESDPSSVTKPHETSIFENFKLSIPAICDLSCTTLLNIGLVYTPVSIYQMSRGSVVLFVATLSVLFLKRKITKLEWSSLFLVTLGIGLVGLSGSRNTTPDPSSNINNSTNPNPNPALVIFGIFLIISATLLQGIQFVVEEHILAKNPIIPLQLIYIEGFYGLSLMIIISILLNFIIGSIESPENFQSSPFNLSLAIYQVFHNKRILISSLLISLSIAIFNYCGLSITHRISATARSTVDTCRTLIVWIVAMSMKWETFQSLQFCGFVVLVFGTLCFNGVLNPENWGFIPSWLKNDANDSSHERLIDVVDEIDEPIERM from the coding sequence ATGGGATTTGGtctttatttaattgttgCTGGGACTTTAATCACTGGAGCAGCAAATTCATTACTCACAAAATATCAAGATAATCAATGTGTTGATAATTGTCATGATCCTAATCCTGCTAAtcataaattatttgaacaACCAGGAATTCAAACTATGCAAATGTTTCTTGGTGAATTAAGTATGTATTTAGTATTTGTGTTTTATAAATGGTACAActatgataataataataataataatcgGTACGTTCAACTaaatggtgatgatgatgatgagagCGATCCACTGAGTGTTACCAAACCCCATGAAACGTcgatatttgaaaattttaaattatcaattccAGCAATTTGTGATTTAAGTTGTACTactttattaaatattggATTAGTTTATACTCcagtttcaatttatcaaatgtCAAGAGGTTCAGTAGTTTTATTTGTAGCTACATTATCCGTACTTTTTCTTAAACGGAAAATCACTAAATTAGAATGgtcatcattatttttagttaCATTAGGAATTGGTCTTGTTGGATTAAGTGGATCAAGAAATACTACACCTGACCCATCttcaaatattaataattccaCTAACCCTAACCCTAACCCTGCATTGGTTatatttggaatttttttaattataaGTGCTACACTATTACAAGgtattcaatttgttgttgaagaacATATTCTTGCTAAAAATCCTATTATTCCAttacaattaatttatattgaagGATTTTATGGattatcattaatgataattatatccattttattaaattttataattggatcaattgaatcacccgaaaatttccaatcttcaccatttaatttatcattagcAATTTATCAAGTTTTCCATAACAAACGGatattaatttcttcattattaattctGTTATCAATTgctattttcaattattgtGGACTCTCTATAACTCATAGAATTTCCGCAACGGCAAGATCAACAGTAGATACTTGTCGTACATTAATAGTTTGGATTGTTGCTATGAGTATGAAATGGGAAACATTTCAATCATTACAATTTTGTGGGTTTGTTGTGTTGGTTTTCGGAACTTTATGTTTTAATGGAGTTTTAAACCCAGAAAATTGGGGATTCATTCCAAGCtggttgaaaaatgatGCCAATGATTCTTCTCATGAAAGATTGATTGATGTggttgatgaaattgatgaaccaattgaaagaatGTAA
- a CDS encoding uncharacterized protein (Ortholog(s) have role in chromatin remodeling, regulation of chromosome segregation and Ino80 complex, cytoplasm localization), whose translation MSSTPITTTTTTQVNLHELSEITTKPHSFKQNPNRKQQSNRRYKPSRQLISDELKYLQSKQSNLKFDTPTYNSIMSPPSLKPTMKYCDITGLPTNYKCPSNQLRFYNSEIYQEVIKNMPAGVDQEYLQLRGANVILK comes from the coding sequence ATGTCAAGTACTCCAAtaacaaccaccaccacaactCAAGTAAATCTTCATGAATTACTGGAAATCACTACTAAACCTCATTCATTTAAACAAAATCCCAACCgtaaacaacaatcaaatagGAGATATAAACCAAGTAGACAATTAATTTCTGatgaattaaaatatttacaatctaaacaatcaaatttaaaatttgatacTCCAActtataattcaataatgtcACCACCAAGTTTAAAACCAACAATGAAATATTGTGATATAACGGGATTACcaacaaattataaatgtCCTTCTAATCAATTAAGATTTTATAATTCAgaaatttatcaagaagttattaaaaatatgCCTGCTGGTGTAGATCAAGaatatttacaattaaGAGGTGCCAACGTGATATTAAAATAA